The following proteins come from a genomic window of Candidatus Thiodiazotropha sp. CDECU1:
- a CDS encoding bacteriohemerythrin: MKYALYIAWNDSNNLGIPIIDEQHRGIVATINSLHYFIQEGKGLDALKPTLNILEEYTHIHFKTEEAFMKISSYPGFEDHVTLHEGLMKKTLEITREAVSYKEPELTLKFLKEWWIGHINKEDKKYAPYIKKELGIQ; the protein is encoded by the coding sequence ATGAAATATGCGCTGTATATCGCGTGGAATGATAGTAATAATTTAGGAATACCAATAATCGATGAGCAACATAGAGGCATTGTTGCCACTATTAACTCTCTTCACTACTTTATTCAAGAAGGTAAAGGGCTTGACGCACTTAAGCCAACCTTAAACATTTTAGAAGAGTACACGCATATTCATTTTAAAACCGAAGAAGCATTTATGAAAATTTCTTCTTATCCTGGATTTGAGGATCATGTCACTTTACATGAAGGATTGATGAAAAAGACATTAGAAATCACTCGAGAGGCTGTTTCATATAAAGAACCAGAATTGACTTTAAAATTCTTGAAAGAATGGTGGATAGGGCATATCAATAAAGAAGATAAAAAATATGCTCCATATATAAAGAAGGAATTAGGAATCCAATAA
- a CDS encoding transposase: MTKKRKNKYNHYTEDFRREAVRRSEGPNTSAAEVAKELGIHPGQIYNWRRQYKRLSEKQFNSINGVDYSMEESEEIRKLKRQVADLKEENEFLKKATAYFSKDKW; this comes from the coding sequence ATGACTAAGAAACGCAAGAACAAGTACAACCACTACACCGAGGACTTCCGCCGGGAGGCCGTGCGTCGCTCAGAAGGCCCCAACACCAGCGCCGCCGAAGTGGCGAAGGAGTTGGGCATTCACCCCGGCCAGATCTACAATTGGCGCCGACAATACAAACGTTTATCCGAGAAACAATTCAATAGCATAAATGGAGTGGACTATTCCATGGAAGAGAGCGAGGAGATCCGCAAGCTCAAGCGGCAGGTGGCGGACCTAAAAGAAGAGAACGAATTCCTAAAAAAGGCGACGGCGTACTTCAGCAAAGACAAATGGTGA
- a CDS encoding IS3 family transposase, with protein MVRYAFIESLHSRHAIVKMCRWANVSRSGYYKWRNRGPSVRELRKREAERLLINLFSRFKSRYGSPRMTVELNETGFAISENTVAKLMAEQGLRARNGRGYKYFQDVLARNHVSDNLLKRNFTASKPDEKWVSDITYIKVEKGHVYLAVIMDLFSRKIIGWSLDTTMTNQLIMDAFNMAVASRHVEPGLILHSDRGVQYRSGEYQALLLNEGIRPSMSRKGNCWDNAAMESFFARFKVEALYAEDVTSKREAYSCVFDYIECFYNSHRRHSALGYKSPNAYEQEYLQMCA; from the coding sequence ATGGTGAGGTACGCCTTCATAGAATCCCTGCATAGCCGGCACGCTATTGTGAAGATGTGCCGCTGGGCCAATGTCAGTCGCTCGGGCTACTACAAGTGGCGCAATCGTGGGCCCAGTGTGCGGGAGTTGAGGAAACGGGAGGCTGAACGCCTCCTGATTAACCTGTTCAGTCGTTTTAAATCCCGCTATGGCTCGCCCCGGATGACGGTGGAGCTCAATGAGACTGGCTTTGCCATCAGTGAGAACACCGTAGCGAAACTAATGGCAGAACAAGGGCTTAGGGCCAGGAATGGGAGGGGTTACAAATACTTCCAAGATGTTCTGGCGAGAAATCATGTTAGCGATAACCTGCTGAAGCGTAACTTCACTGCAAGCAAACCCGATGAAAAATGGGTCTCCGATATCACTTATATCAAGGTGGAGAAGGGGCATGTGTACCTGGCGGTGATCATGGACCTGTTCTCCCGCAAAATTATCGGCTGGTCGCTGGATACGACGATGACTAACCAATTGATAATGGATGCCTTCAACATGGCGGTCGCATCACGTCACGTGGAGCCTGGGTTAATCCTACATTCGGATCGGGGTGTGCAGTACCGCTCAGGGGAGTACCAGGCGCTCTTGCTCAATGAAGGGATACGCCCTAGTATGAGTCGCAAAGGCAACTGTTGGGATAATGCAGCCATGGAATCCTTCTTCGCACGCTTTAAGGTAGAAGCGCTCTACGCTGAGGATGTCACCAGCAAACGCGAGGCGTATTCCTGCGTCTTTGATTACATTGAATGTTTTTACAATAGCCACCGTCGACACAGTGCATTGGGCTACAAAAGCCCTAATGCGTATGAGCAGGAGTACCTGCAGATGTGTGCTTAA
- the mazG gene encoding nucleoside triphosphate pyrophosphohydrolase, with translation MDAMQRLLEIMAQLRDPDKGCPWDLRQTYSTIVPYTLEEAYEVADSIQRRDMPELRDELGDLLFQIVFYSQIAKEEGHFNFNDVASGICDKMIRRHPHVFSDAQYQNEAELRHAWEQQKAEERTQRKESSGPASHMDGVAHALPALIRAEKLQKRAARVGFDWPDAKGALEKVREEFDEVQAEIGKADQDRLEDELGDLLFSMVNVIRLLGLDAEQSLCRANGKFERRFRAMESALSEKGITNMQDLSLEQLDAAWERVKRNKSGAKV, from the coding sequence ATGGATGCGATGCAGCGACTACTCGAAATCATGGCACAACTGCGGGACCCGGATAAGGGTTGTCCCTGGGATTTACGCCAGACCTACAGCACGATTGTTCCCTATACCCTGGAGGAGGCATACGAGGTCGCGGACAGCATCCAGCGGAGAGATATGCCTGAACTGCGTGACGAACTCGGTGATCTGCTGTTTCAGATTGTCTTCTACAGCCAAATCGCCAAGGAGGAGGGTCATTTCAATTTCAACGATGTGGCAAGCGGCATCTGCGACAAGATGATCCGCCGCCATCCCCATGTCTTTTCAGATGCGCAGTATCAAAACGAAGCAGAGTTACGTCATGCCTGGGAACAACAAAAGGCGGAGGAGCGGACGCAACGCAAGGAATCATCTGGCCCCGCCAGCCATATGGACGGGGTGGCCCATGCCCTGCCGGCATTGATACGCGCGGAGAAACTGCAAAAGCGAGCGGCGCGAGTCGGTTTCGACTGGCCGGATGCCAAAGGCGCCCTCGAAAAGGTGCGTGAAGAGTTTGATGAGGTCCAGGCTGAGATCGGCAAAGCTGATCAGGATCGTCTGGAAGACGAACTCGGAGATCTTTTGTTTTCCATGGTGAATGTGATACGCCTGCTCGGTCTGGATGCGGAACAGTCGTTGTGTCGCGCCAACGGAAAGTTTGAAAGACGCTTCCGTGCCATGGAGAGTGCGCTCTCTGAAAAAGGCATAACCAACATGCAAGATCTTTCGTTGGAGCAGCTGGATGCAGCATGGGAGAGGGTGAAACGAAATAAGTCGGGCGCCAAAGTATAG
- a CDS encoding VF_A0006 family four-cysteine protein, which yields MKQMRAIVMIIILIFSTLIYAADEAYDDCLLVHLKGAKQDYAAHLIRQACSGLYNRSGVLLEKRRLFLNCLLEHLVGVESAQAVEEIHLACGRKFN from the coding sequence ATGAAGCAAATGCGTGCAATTGTGATGATCATTATTTTAATCTTCTCAACCCTGATTTACGCAGCAGACGAGGCTTATGATGACTGCCTGCTGGTTCATCTAAAAGGTGCGAAGCAGGATTATGCCGCACATCTGATCAGACAAGCATGTAGCGGGCTGTATAACCGGTCTGGTGTTTTATTAGAGAAAAGACGTCTATTTTTAAATTGTTTATTGGAGCACTTGGTGGGGGTGGAGAGTGCTCAGGCGGTCGAGGAAATCCATTTGGCCTGTGGAAGAAAATTTAATTGA
- a CDS encoding sensor domain-containing diguanylate cyclase, with protein sequence MPFHNNLRLVLQDRFLRYILALSAVVILILPAVGHFVVYPLFEQALIDNTEREAIRAGRFLAVHMDLLERRLSKQALPADMNQHGHDAVVHLGLVKLKLFAPDGMTLYSSDPDDIGIRNEHDYFHSLVAIGHSYTKVVKQDQLSAEGQLYQADVVETYVPIMSKQGSFDGAFEIYYDITPRITYIDKLINLLTISSIIGGIILLGVLLRLLIHAGNAIQQRRLTEQKLCELNHKNEMILSTAGEGIFGVDIHGNMLFANPAAVSMMGWPLEKLQSVNHHALVHHTKADGSPNPAEECPVRKAFKERKTTYSDKEIFWREDHSSFPVEMTAAPLLEEGNITGAVVVFRDITQRLTSDRALREANQKLAELARIDGLTGIANRRSFDELLEITWHDHIRSGQALSLLMVDIDYFKLYNDSYGHLAGDRCLKQVARALTESLYRPNDRLARFGGEEFVLLLSSTNSQGAKQVAERLRKAVETLRISHEYSEVNDWVTISIGIASMVPNRNTSSGGLLRKADEALYQAKADGRNRCVINDVEVV encoded by the coding sequence ATGCCGTTTCATAATAATCTGAGATTAGTTCTTCAAGACCGGTTTCTGCGCTATATTCTGGCGCTGTCTGCGGTTGTCATCCTGATTTTGCCCGCCGTTGGCCACTTCGTGGTATATCCCCTGTTCGAGCAGGCGCTTATCGACAATACCGAGCGGGAGGCTATCCGTGCAGGACGTTTTCTGGCCGTGCACATGGATTTGCTCGAGAGGCGTTTATCGAAGCAGGCACTACCGGCGGACATGAACCAGCATGGCCACGACGCGGTGGTCCACTTGGGATTGGTTAAACTCAAGTTGTTCGCCCCTGATGGCATGACTCTCTATTCTTCTGATCCCGATGATATTGGGATACGCAATGAGCATGACTATTTTCATAGCCTGGTTGCCATAGGTCACTCCTATACAAAGGTGGTAAAACAAGATCAATTATCTGCAGAAGGCCAACTCTACCAGGCCGATGTGGTCGAGACGTATGTCCCAATCATGTCGAAACAGGGCTCATTCGATGGGGCCTTTGAGATCTATTACGATATTACACCCCGTATCACTTATATCGATAAGTTGATCAACCTCCTGACAATATCCAGCATCATAGGCGGTATTATTCTGCTAGGTGTGCTGTTAAGGCTGTTGATTCATGCTGGCAATGCTATCCAGCAGCGTCGCTTGACTGAACAAAAACTGTGTGAGTTGAATCACAAGAATGAGATGATTCTGTCAACCGCTGGTGAGGGAATCTTTGGCGTCGATATCCATGGCAATATGCTGTTCGCTAACCCGGCTGCGGTATCTATGATGGGGTGGCCGTTGGAAAAACTACAGTCCGTCAATCATCACGCCCTGGTGCACCACACCAAGGCCGATGGCTCACCCAACCCAGCGGAAGAGTGCCCAGTGCGCAAGGCGTTTAAAGAGCGTAAGACAACCTACAGTGACAAGGAGATTTTCTGGCGTGAGGATCATTCCAGTTTTCCAGTGGAAATGACTGCAGCACCGCTGTTAGAGGAGGGTAATATTACAGGGGCAGTGGTGGTGTTTCGTGACATCACTCAACGTTTGACATCCGATCGGGCGTTGCGGGAGGCCAACCAGAAGCTGGCGGAACTGGCCCGCATAGACGGGCTGACCGGTATCGCCAATCGGCGCTCCTTTGACGAGTTGTTGGAAATTACCTGGCATGACCATATACGTTCTGGTCAAGCGCTGTCCCTGCTGATGGTGGATATTGATTATTTCAAATTGTACAACGACTCTTACGGACACCTGGCCGGTGACCGATGTCTAAAGCAGGTTGCACGCGCACTTACTGAAAGCCTGTATCGTCCGAATGATCGTTTGGCACGCTTTGGTGGGGAGGAATTCGTTCTGTTGCTCTCGAGCACAAACTCGCAGGGGGCGAAACAGGTTGCAGAGCGCCTGCGCAAGGCTGTGGAGACCCTGCGAATTTCACACGAATATTCCGAGGTTAATGACTGGGTCACTATCAGTATAGGGATTGCGTCCATGGTACCCAATCGCAATACATCTTCAGGGGGTTTGCTACGCAAGGCAGACGAGGCGCTTTACCAGGCCAAGGCGGATGGCAGGAACCGGTGCGTAATAAATGATGTCGAGGTAGTTTAA
- a CDS encoding chemotaxis protein CheB yields MPRSKRKPATVVSAKKNLSAQSSIEKILESETIVPVVGVAASAGGLKAFRSLLSHLPVKSGFGFVLIQHLDPNHKSILAELLAKDCPLPVKEITDGMVVEHDHVYIIPPNELLTILHNQLIFLPKEENIRRYNPADIFFQALADDRGAQAIGVILSGTASDGTLGCRAIKEAGGITFAQDHESAEYSGMPENAQASGCVDFVLGPEKIAKELFWLAHHKSIRTWSFKDKSEETLSVTPEQLNKVFILLRSRTGNDFSYYKDTTLKRRINRRMLVHKFDEISQYIKYLQKNPQEIDALFQDVLINVTAFFRDPEAFESLNNIAFPQLLDKRPVDAPIRVWVPGCSTGQEVYSIALALHEYLGGRANMYHIQIFGSDIDERAIENARSGIFPESIENEISQKRLKRYFIKVSSGYQVNKLLRDMCVFAVQNIAKDPPFSRIDLLSCRNLLIYLGSTLQKKVLQMFHYALQPNGLLLLGTSETIGSQVDLFAVKDKKSKLYQKKSVASRLSDDLITRVNHGIIRTELPERVADDVEVYDLGKEAERLLLDTYAPPGIVVTPDLNVVRFLGRTWPYIEPTEGAASLNLYKIAHPDLVIELRAAIHKVNKEGGKVRKEKVLLRIDGEEQRVDIQVLSLGGVVDGEHNLLVMFEPCVTPLNEGKTNGEVEVGDSGFADALALRNAELEREVLSTREYMQSIVEEQEGTNEELRSANQEIQSTNEELQSINEELETAKEELQSTNEELATVNEELENRNEELSRINDDLSNLMVNVNLPILMLDSDLRIRQFTRPAESLLNLIDADVDRPIGNIKPNIEINNLEADVLQVIDSMTTKTQEVQDDQGHWYSVIMRPYKTLDNRIDGAVVTFLNIDSIKDVERFRQSLEKERYLAAVVRDSNDAITVQDLAGNIKAWNPAAERIYGFTEEEALALNIREIVREKDRPQLERLQLAVRERKNVEPIQLERMAKDGSVLQIWLVASALVNAQGEPVAITTTERLISD; encoded by the coding sequence ATGCCAAGATCCAAGAGAAAACCCGCGACTGTTGTCTCTGCTAAGAAAAATCTATCCGCACAATCAAGTATCGAAAAAATATTAGAGAGTGAGACGATAGTTCCTGTCGTTGGCGTTGCCGCATCGGCAGGTGGCCTCAAGGCTTTCAGAAGCTTGCTTTCGCATCTGCCTGTCAAATCAGGCTTTGGATTCGTACTGATTCAACATCTGGATCCCAATCATAAATCCATCCTTGCAGAACTGCTGGCCAAGGATTGTCCTTTACCGGTCAAGGAGATCACTGATGGTATGGTCGTTGAACATGATCATGTCTACATCATCCCACCCAATGAGCTGTTGACCATATTACACAACCAGCTGATCTTCCTGCCCAAGGAAGAAAACATTAGACGTTACAATCCAGCGGACATATTTTTTCAGGCCCTTGCCGATGATCGTGGCGCGCAGGCGATTGGTGTTATCCTCTCAGGTACTGCGTCCGATGGTACTCTTGGCTGCCGTGCCATCAAGGAGGCGGGTGGTATCACCTTTGCACAGGATCACGAAAGCGCTGAATATTCCGGTATGCCGGAAAATGCTCAGGCATCCGGCTGTGTCGACTTTGTGCTCGGCCCTGAAAAAATTGCCAAGGAATTGTTCTGGCTTGCCCATCACAAATCAATACGGACCTGGAGTTTTAAAGATAAATCAGAAGAGACTCTCTCCGTAACGCCGGAACAGTTGAATAAAGTATTTATTTTACTGCGATCCCGTACAGGTAATGACTTCTCGTACTACAAGGATACAACTCTGAAACGACGGATTAATCGGCGTATGTTGGTACATAAGTTTGATGAGATCTCACAGTACATAAAATATTTGCAGAAAAATCCACAGGAAATCGATGCACTATTCCAGGACGTTCTGATAAACGTCACGGCTTTTTTTCGTGATCCGGAGGCGTTTGAATCATTGAACAACATCGCTTTCCCTCAGCTCTTGGATAAGCGCCCGGTGGATGCGCCAATACGAGTTTGGGTACCTGGATGCTCAACAGGACAGGAGGTTTATTCCATCGCGCTTGCCTTACATGAATACCTTGGTGGTCGTGCCAATATGTACCACATTCAAATTTTTGGGAGTGATATTGATGAAAGAGCGATCGAAAATGCCCGCAGTGGCATCTTCCCAGAAAGTATAGAGAATGAAATTTCACAGAAACGCCTGAAACGTTATTTCATCAAAGTTTCTAGCGGTTATCAGGTGAATAAGCTATTGCGCGACATGTGTGTATTCGCAGTTCAGAACATCGCCAAGGATCCACCATTTTCACGCATTGATTTACTGAGCTGTCGAAATTTATTGATTTACCTTGGCTCTACATTGCAGAAAAAGGTATTACAGATGTTTCATTACGCCCTGCAGCCGAATGGGTTACTGCTGCTTGGTACTTCGGAAACTATCGGCAGTCAGGTTGACCTGTTTGCTGTCAAGGATAAAAAATCCAAACTCTATCAAAAGAAATCTGTGGCTAGCCGTCTCTCTGATGATTTGATCACCCGGGTGAATCACGGAATCATACGGACTGAGCTGCCAGAGCGCGTCGCTGATGATGTTGAAGTCTATGATTTAGGGAAGGAGGCAGAACGATTACTCCTGGATACCTATGCGCCGCCGGGTATCGTCGTCACTCCGGACCTGAATGTTGTGCGTTTTCTCGGTCGTACCTGGCCATACATAGAGCCCACAGAAGGTGCTGCATCCCTTAATTTATACAAAATAGCCCATCCTGACCTGGTTATTGAGTTGCGTGCTGCTATTCACAAGGTCAACAAAGAAGGGGGCAAAGTCCGCAAAGAGAAAGTTCTGCTACGAATCGACGGTGAGGAGCAACGTGTCGATATACAGGTGCTGTCATTGGGCGGTGTGGTGGATGGCGAACACAATCTACTTGTAATGTTCGAGCCATGCGTGACTCCGTTGAATGAAGGGAAAACCAATGGTGAGGTGGAAGTAGGAGATTCCGGCTTTGCAGATGCCTTGGCGCTACGCAATGCCGAGCTCGAGCGTGAAGTGCTCTCTACGCGGGAGTACATGCAGTCCATTGTCGAGGAACAGGAGGGCACTAACGAGGAGTTGCGCTCGGCTAATCAGGAGATCCAGTCCACCAACGAGGAGTTGCAAAGTATAAACGAGGAGTTGGAAACCGCTAAGGAGGAACTGCAATCCACCAATGAGGAACTGGCCACGGTCAACGAGGAGTTGGAGAATCGCAATGAGGAACTCTCCCGTATCAATGACGATCTGAGCAACCTGATGGTCAATGTCAACCTGCCCATCCTCATGTTGGACAGCGATCTACGCATACGTCAATTTACCCGGCCAGCAGAGAGTCTACTCAATCTGATCGATGCCGATGTGGATAGGCCCATAGGTAACATAAAACCGAATATTGAAATAAACAATCTGGAGGCGGATGTCCTGCAAGTGATCGACAGCATGACAACCAAGACACAGGAGGTGCAGGATGATCAGGGTCATTGGTACTCTGTAATCATGCGCCCGTATAAAACCCTGGATAATCGTATTGATGGTGCGGTAGTCACATTTCTCAATATCGATAGCATAAAGGACGTAGAACGATTTAGGCAATCACTTGAAAAAGAGCGGTATTTGGCGGCGGTGGTAAGAGATTCCAATGATGCGATCACCGTCCAGGATCTTGCAGGAAATATAAAGGCCTGGAATCCGGCGGCAGAACGAATCTACGGTTTCACAGAAGAGGAGGCCCTGGCGCTCAATATTAGGGAGATTGTGCGTGAAAAAGATCGTCCACAGCTTGAGCGACTGCAATTGGCTGTTCGTGAGAGAAAAAACGTCGAACCTATACAGCTTGAACGAATGGCGAAAGACGGGTCTGTGCTCCAAATATGGCTAGTGGCCAGTGCGCTTGTGAATGCTCAAGGGGAGCCGGTTGCAATAACGACAACAGAGCGCTTGATTAGTGATTGA
- a CDS encoding sensor domain-containing protein, with amino-acid sequence MGRYRNLSRHELERMLAESEQTLHVENEAESQYVIHDLQQHKIELEIQNRDLKESQQELETIRDQYADLYDFSPVGYVSLDEKGTIKNLNLAAAAMFGRERSGLLGHPLATLLASGANRVLFKQLREAFSCEGTISCEFPLKAKSQESERYIRADSVMHKDANGEKFCLMNLIDTTHRWKAEQAIAEERTFLQHVIDGIEDPVLVVNLDYKVLRMNNAAKRTAVSLGLDPKSVHCYQVTHQRDQPCDTSEHPCPLEMVLKTHIPNRVVHTNVSETGVKRKYEVIASPLIDDDGQIVGIIETSHDVTEHLQLLDELKERELSYAHLAQHDSLTGLPNRLLFADRLSQAIHISHRHKTKFAVLFIDLDRFKEVNDSFDHACGDGVLKEVATRFLALFREEDTIARMGGDEFTVILTQLKHESNAALVARKLLHTLKDPFEVQGQLLFLGASIGISIYPDHGETVDELVRNADSAMYQAKDAGRNTFNYYSEELTAKAVERVFLASSLHSALENKEFILHYQPQFDLISNQVIGVEALVRWQHPDMGLVAPNKFIPLAEETGMILAMGNWVLTEACQQMKLWQDSGLLTKDTTISVNLSGKQFDRDVLAQEIKQKIVNIGLSPSCLEVEITETIMMRSTDVTSHILSQLRHIDVKVAVDDFGTGYSSLSYLKQLPLTRLKIDKSFISDITTDMNDIAISKAIISMAKNLSLEVLAEGIETEEQKNFLIKEGCTLGQGFKYARPMTNIDFEAFIKSRCSIGVTE; translated from the coding sequence ATGGGACGCTATAGAAACCTCAGCAGACACGAGCTTGAAAGGATGCTCGCAGAGTCAGAACAAACACTACATGTAGAGAATGAAGCTGAGTCACAATACGTCATACATGATCTACAGCAACATAAAATCGAGCTGGAAATCCAAAACCGGGATTTAAAGGAATCTCAGCAGGAACTCGAAACCATACGTGATCAATATGCGGATCTTTACGATTTTTCCCCGGTGGGATATGTGTCCCTTGATGAAAAAGGTACCATAAAAAATCTTAACTTGGCCGCTGCAGCTATGTTCGGGAGGGAGCGTTCGGGATTGTTGGGCCACCCTCTTGCAACCCTGCTGGCCTCAGGTGCTAACCGAGTGCTCTTCAAGCAACTACGTGAGGCCTTTTCCTGTGAAGGAACTATCTCTTGTGAATTTCCCTTGAAGGCAAAAAGTCAGGAGAGCGAGCGTTATATCAGAGCGGATAGTGTGATGCATAAGGATGCCAATGGTGAAAAATTCTGCCTGATGAATCTGATAGATACCACGCACCGCTGGAAGGCGGAGCAAGCGATAGCAGAGGAACGCACCTTTTTACAGCATGTGATCGATGGAATAGAGGATCCAGTGTTGGTTGTCAATCTGGATTACAAAGTGTTAAGGATGAACAATGCGGCCAAGCGTACCGCGGTGTCTTTGGGACTTGATCCAAAAAGTGTCCACTGCTATCAGGTTACACATCAGAGGGATCAACCATGTGACACTAGTGAGCATCCATGTCCATTAGAGATGGTATTAAAAACGCACATACCCAATAGAGTTGTCCATACTAATGTTTCTGAGACTGGGGTAAAACGAAAATATGAGGTCATCGCAAGTCCATTAATTGATGATGATGGTCAGATTGTTGGTATTATCGAGACATCTCACGACGTAACGGAGCATCTTCAGTTGCTTGATGAGCTGAAGGAGCGAGAGCTCAGCTATGCGCATCTTGCGCAACATGACTCATTGACAGGACTGCCGAATCGATTATTGTTTGCCGACCGCTTAAGTCAAGCCATACACATATCCCACCGACATAAGACAAAGTTCGCGGTTTTATTCATCGATTTGGATCGTTTTAAGGAGGTAAACGATAGTTTTGATCATGCTTGTGGTGATGGGGTGCTAAAGGAGGTCGCGACTCGGTTTTTGGCGCTTTTCAGGGAAGAAGATACGATTGCGCGAATGGGTGGGGATGAGTTCACCGTTATCCTTACGCAATTAAAGCACGAATCAAACGCTGCTTTAGTAGCAAGGAAGCTTTTGCATACCCTCAAGGATCCGTTTGAGGTACAGGGCCAACTGTTATTTCTTGGCGCCAGCATAGGTATCAGTATCTATCCTGATCATGGTGAAACTGTCGATGAACTGGTTCGCAATGCGGATAGCGCGATGTATCAGGCCAAGGATGCGGGCCGAAACACCTTTAATTACTACTCCGAAGAGCTTACAGCCAAAGCGGTTGAGCGTGTTTTCCTGGCTTCCAGTTTGCATAGTGCGTTAGAAAATAAAGAATTTATTCTTCATTACCAACCTCAGTTCGATTTGATTTCCAACCAGGTGATTGGCGTCGAAGCCCTTGTGAGATGGCAGCATCCGGATATGGGGCTTGTTGCACCGAATAAATTTATTCCCTTGGCTGAAGAGACTGGGATGATTCTGGCAATGGGTAATTGGGTATTGACTGAGGCATGCCAGCAGATGAAATTGTGGCAGGATTCAGGTCTATTGACAAAAGATACTACCATTAGTGTCAACCTGTCAGGCAAGCAGTTTGATCGCGACGTGCTTGCTCAAGAGATCAAACAGAAAATCGTAAATATCGGGCTCTCTCCATCGTGCCTGGAGGTTGAAATAACAGAGACCATCATGATGCGATCAACCGATGTCACCAGCCATATCCTTTCCCAGCTCCGCCACATCGATGTCAAAGTGGCAGTTGATGATTTTGGAACCGGTTATTCATCGTTGAGTTATCTTAAACAATTGCCGCTCACCCGTCTTAAGATTGATAAGTCGTTTATTTCGGATATAACGACAGACATGAATGATATAGCAATCTCGAAGGCCATTATCAGCATGGCGAAAAACCTATCGTTAGAAGTGTTGGCAGAAGGCATTGAAACGGAGGAGCAAAAAAATTTCCTGATCAAGGAGGGATGTACATTAGGTCAGGGCTTCAAGTATGCGCGGCCCATGACGAATATTGATTTCGAAGCGTTTATAAAGTCCAGGTGCTCAATCGGCGTTACCGAGTAG